A single Thermosynechococcus vestitus BP-1 DNA region contains:
- a CDS encoding 5'-nucleotidase has product MGYPIEKKLVIAVASSALFDLGEADEVFRNEGTEKYRQFQRERKYDVLPKGVAFPFIRRFLNLNRAYPEQEPVEVVLLSRNDPDTGQRVFYSIQHYGLNITRAAFLGGKSPHPYIPAFNVSLFLSANATDVQQAIEAGYPAGMVIPSTITDHEEDAELRIAFDFDGVLADDEAEAVFRQGDLEQFQAHELQKADIPHNPGPLSDLFKKLAAFQQLEMAKEQQDANYQRLLRIAIVTARNILASERVVTTLNSWGVMPDETFFLGGMEKVRILRQLKPHIFFDDQLTHLESAAGDIPSVHVPFGVRNDG; this is encoded by the coding sequence ATGGGATACCCAATTGAAAAAAAACTAGTGATTGCGGTGGCGTCCAGTGCCCTCTTTGATTTGGGGGAGGCGGATGAGGTCTTTCGCAATGAGGGTACCGAAAAGTACCGCCAATTTCAGCGAGAAAGGAAATATGATGTCTTGCCGAAGGGGGTCGCGTTTCCTTTTATCCGCCGCTTTTTGAATCTCAACCGTGCCTATCCAGAACAGGAGCCAGTGGAGGTGGTGCTCCTTTCCAGAAACGATCCCGATACGGGTCAGCGGGTCTTCTATTCAATTCAGCACTACGGCCTCAACATTACCCGCGCCGCATTTTTGGGCGGCAAATCTCCCCATCCCTACATTCCTGCCTTTAATGTGTCTCTGTTTCTTTCGGCAAATGCAACGGATGTGCAGCAGGCGATCGAGGCTGGTTATCCCGCAGGCATGGTCATTCCCTCCACCATTACCGATCACGAAGAGGATGCCGAGTTGCGCATTGCCTTTGACTTTGATGGCGTGCTGGCGGATGATGAGGCCGAAGCGGTCTTTCGCCAAGGGGATCTCGAGCAATTTCAAGCCCATGAACTGCAAAAGGCGGATATTCCCCACAATCCAGGCCCCTTGAGTGATCTTTTTAAGAAACTGGCAGCCTTTCAACAGTTAGAAATGGCGAAAGAGCAGCAGGATGCAAATTACCAGCGGCTATTACGGATTGCGATTGTAACGGCACGCAACATCCTTGCCAGTGAGCGGGTGGTGACCACCCTCAACAGTTGGGGGGTCATGCCCGATGAAACCTTTTTCCTAGGGGGTATGGAGAAAGTGCGGATTCTTCGGCAACTCAAGCCGCACATTTTCTTCGACGATCAACTGACGCACCTGGAATCGGCAGCAGGAGACATTCCCTCGGTCCATGTGCCCTTTGGTGTGCGCAATGATGGCTAG
- the rpiA gene encoding ribose-5-phosphate isomerase RpiA, giving the protein MSDDAVKQMKQVVAKAAADRVQSGMVVGLGTGSTTAFVIQFLGDRLRKGELSNIVGVPTSFQASVLAKKYGIPLVTLDDVEKLDIAIDGADEVDPAKNLIKGGGAAHTREKIVDSLAEQFLVVVDSSKLVQKLGSTFPVPVEVLPFAVAPVTRALKALGGEPELRMGVKKDGPVVTDQGNFVLDVRFDDIPDPAELEKAINNIPGVVENGLFVNVADVILVGEIVDGQPQVREIFH; this is encoded by the coding sequence ATGAGTGATGATGCAGTGAAGCAAATGAAGCAGGTCGTTGCCAAAGCTGCTGCCGATCGCGTGCAATCAGGAATGGTGGTGGGCTTGGGCACTGGCTCCACAACGGCCTTTGTTATTCAGTTTTTGGGCGATCGCCTGCGCAAGGGCGAACTGAGCAATATTGTCGGTGTACCCACCTCATTTCAAGCCTCTGTCCTTGCTAAAAAGTACGGCATTCCCTTGGTGACCCTCGATGATGTGGAGAAACTAGACATTGCCATTGATGGTGCTGATGAAGTGGACCCCGCCAAAAACCTGATCAAAGGGGGTGGGGCTGCCCATACCCGTGAAAAAATTGTTGATTCCCTAGCCGAGCAGTTCTTGGTGGTGGTAGACAGCAGCAAACTGGTGCAGAAATTGGGCTCCACCTTCCCTGTACCTGTGGAGGTCTTACCCTTTGCCGTGGCGCCGGTGACTCGTGCCCTGAAAGCGCTGGGGGGTGAGCCCGAACTGCGCATGGGCGTGAAAAAAGATGGCCCAGTGGTGACTGACCAAGGCAACTTCGTCCTGGATGTCAGATTTGATGATATTCCTGACCCCGCCGAACTGGAGAAAGCAATTAACAACATTCCCGGCGTTGTCGAAAATGGGCTCTTTGTCAACGTCGCCGACGTAATTCTCGTTGGGGAAATTGTGGATGGTCAACCCCAGGTTCGGGAAATTTTCCACTAG
- a CDS encoding alpha/beta hydrolase has protein sequence MAIARTGKKWQWFSLLGVAAAFWGQTGLAAEEISLIYPPFGTFNIQVSDLATFAKTGHTSPELRFLIQLLPSDQGPNLRESLTTRMNLEPTTVSQFVKSPIGQSFLERIGQVIRADNDVNGGQALGEALTTAASSPSGITLLSVLQAFPGKSVRVNGELGLKAVGAFTRAIHQEQRAQDFIERLAQLQPKTPLPASGLYPDQKGPFQWQKQTIAFTNPNRTTGSIPADLYVPIGITAPAPLIIISHGLASDRRTFAYLAEHLASYGLAVLAVTHPGSDASRIGSFLSGVPLDYENLPKDWVQRPLDLKFGVDAVAALVQKNPALKIDTKNVGLFGHSMGGFTVLAAAGGTVDWNAVKQRCLAAANDLFIFNISVPLQCRSLGLADVPSPLADPRVKSVIAVNPVSSLLIGERGMANIKVPVLIVSSSKDVFAPPLEEQILPFTWLQAEPKYLAMLVPGTHFSALGVSAAGVLPVPNDLIGPNPQLAQPFFKGVSAAFFGVFNQQNEQLRPFLSQTFLSQVAQPTFQVYWVDRMNPQQLQEVLAGRIGAQPRR, from the coding sequence ATGGCGATCGCGCGCACAGGGAAAAAATGGCAGTGGTTCTCCCTCTTAGGTGTGGCTGCCGCATTTTGGGGACAGACGGGACTGGCTGCCGAGGAAATTAGCCTTATTTATCCCCCCTTCGGCACCTTCAACATTCAAGTCAGTGACCTTGCCACATTTGCCAAAACAGGTCATACCAGTCCAGAGCTAAGGTTTTTAATTCAATTGCTCCCAAGTGATCAAGGGCCCAACCTGCGGGAGAGCCTCACAACCCGCATGAACTTAGAACCCACCACCGTCAGCCAGTTTGTCAAAAGTCCCATTGGTCAAAGCTTTTTAGAGCGTATCGGCCAAGTTATTCGTGCAGATAATGATGTCAATGGTGGCCAAGCCCTTGGTGAAGCCCTGACAACCGCCGCCAGCTCTCCCTCAGGAATTACCCTCCTCTCAGTCCTACAGGCCTTTCCCGGCAAGAGTGTTAGAGTCAATGGTGAGTTGGGTCTGAAGGCCGTAGGCGCTTTTACCCGTGCAATTCATCAAGAACAACGGGCACAAGACTTTATCGAACGCTTGGCGCAACTCCAACCCAAAACGCCGCTGCCCGCCAGTGGTCTTTATCCTGACCAAAAGGGGCCCTTCCAGTGGCAAAAGCAAACAATTGCATTTACCAATCCCAATCGCACTACTGGCTCCATCCCCGCAGATCTCTATGTCCCAATAGGAATCACGGCACCTGCGCCTCTGATTATCATTTCCCATGGTTTAGCCTCAGACCGCAGGACCTTTGCCTACTTGGCAGAGCACTTGGCCAGTTATGGACTAGCGGTCTTAGCAGTCACTCACCCCGGTTCCGATGCCAGTCGGATTGGCAGTTTCCTCTCAGGGGTACCCCTCGACTACGAGAACTTGCCGAAGGACTGGGTCCAGCGTCCCCTTGATTTGAAGTTTGGGGTGGATGCCGTGGCCGCCTTGGTTCAGAAAAACCCTGCCCTGAAAATTGACACCAAGAATGTTGGTCTCTTTGGTCACTCAATGGGGGGCTTTACGGTACTGGCCGCGGCGGGGGGGACCGTTGACTGGAATGCTGTCAAGCAGCGCTGTTTAGCAGCAGCGAATGATCTTTTTATCTTTAATATCTCCGTGCCTCTGCAATGTCGTAGTCTTGGTCTTGCCGATGTGCCCTCTCCGTTGGCGGATCCACGGGTCAAATCTGTGATTGCCGTCAATCCAGTGAGTAGTCTGCTGATTGGCGAACGGGGTATGGCCAATATCAAGGTGCCTGTGCTCATTGTTTCCAGTAGCAAAGATGTCTTTGCCCCACCCCTGGAGGAGCAGATTTTGCCCTTTACATGGTTGCAGGCCGAGCCCAAGTATCTTGCCATGCTCGTTCCCGGTACCCATTTCTCGGCGCTGGGCGTCAGCGCAGCGGGAGTGTTGCCAGTACCTAATGATCTTATTGGCCCCAATCCCCAGTTGGCGCAGCCCTTTTTCAAGGGGGTGAGTGCAGCCTTCTTTGGGGTCTTTAATCAACAAAATGAGCAGTTGCGTCCCTTCTTGAGTCAAACCTTTCTTAGCCAAGTGGCGCAGCCAACCTTTCAAGTCTATTGGGTGGATCGCATGAATCCGCAGCAGTTACAGGAAGTGCTGGCGGGGCGCATTGGCGCTCAACCGCGAAGATAA
- the pgsA gene encoding CDP-diacylglycerol--glycerol-3-phosphate 3-phosphatidyltransferase has protein sequence MPLNLATTITLARLLIVPVILGLLSFNNGPVYRWWGVGLFLVAALTDWLDGYIARRFNQVTDLGKVLDPLVDKLLVLVPLLLCIEWGEVPAWSVALILFRELGIASWRVQQSHIQGANLWGKAKTVSQIVAVALLLAPLPPTWQGGILIVYGGAIALTLISGALYLRG, from the coding sequence CACGATTACCCTGGCTCGGCTGTTGATCGTGCCTGTGATCCTAGGTTTGCTTTCCTTCAATAATGGGCCGGTCTACCGTTGGTGGGGGGTGGGTCTGTTTCTGGTGGCGGCCCTCACGGATTGGCTGGATGGCTACATTGCCCGCCGTTTTAACCAGGTGACGGATTTGGGCAAAGTGCTGGATCCCCTGGTGGATAAGCTGCTGGTTCTTGTGCCGCTTTTGCTCTGTATTGAGTGGGGAGAGGTGCCTGCATGGTCAGTGGCGTTGATCCTCTTTCGGGAACTAGGAATTGCCAGTTGGCGGGTTCAGCAATCTCACATTCAGGGGGCGAATCTTTGGGGGAAAGCCAAAACCGTTAGCCAGATTGTGGCCGTGGCGTTGCTGCTAGCTCCCTTACCTCCGACTTGGCAGGGGGGAATACTCATTGTTTATGGGGGAGCGATCGCCCTCACGCTGATTTCTGGAGCACTTTATCTTCGCGGTTGA